The following are encoded together in the Arthrobacter sp. Y-9 genome:
- a CDS encoding pyrimidine dimer DNA glycosylase/endonuclease V: MRIWSVHPSQLDRAGLVACWRETLLAQAVLSGRTQGYQNHPQLERFRATAEPLAAVGAYLSAVQAEATARGYRFDADRILRPGVPDGAIPVTNGQIAYEWAHLGAKLARRSPADAERWAASEPRPHPLFTVIDGPVESWERVS, encoded by the coding sequence ATGAGGATCTGGTCCGTGCACCCCAGCCAGTTGGACCGGGCGGGACTGGTCGCGTGCTGGCGGGAGACGCTGCTCGCCCAGGCCGTGCTGTCCGGCCGGACCCAGGGCTATCAGAACCATCCGCAGCTGGAACGGTTCCGCGCGACGGCGGAGCCACTGGCCGCCGTCGGCGCGTATCTCAGCGCGGTCCAGGCCGAGGCGACTGCTCGTGGATACCGTTTCGACGCCGACCGCATCCTTCGCCCGGGAGTCCCGGACGGCGCCATCCCTGTCACGAACGGCCAGATCGCCTATGAATGGGCCCACTTGGGCGCGAAACTCGCGCGTCGCAGCCCCGCCGACGCCGAACGGTGGGCGGCGTCCGAACCCAGGCCACATCCCCTTTTCACGGTGATCGAC